The proteins below come from a single Corynebacterium cystitidis genomic window:
- a CDS encoding UPF0182 family protein yields the protein MATGLTNPQQPIKKPSSKWVVTLLVIGALLVLLPAIVGLYTDFLWFGELGFRGVFNNVIITRVVLFVIFAIVGGLITYLAAYMAWRGRPDDLSFIDPNSPMAHYRANIESSVKSLLTWVPVVVGIIAGFIGQGNWRTFLLWINGESFGVQDPQYGRDLGFYAFSLPGINAVVSTLSTLLVIAFIISAVAHYMLGGIRVGNQVSGVKGHVSKAARIQLAVIAGLWMLLRALNYWLERYTLLYNQNDIFTGGSYTDINAQLPAKIILMIISVVVAAAFFLSVVYKDLRVPVLAVVLMVVSALVIGQGWPVLMEQFSVKPNRQAKEAEYISRNIESTRHAYGITDEKVNYVDNWGTDSVNDEEVANEEATISNIRLLDPEIISPTFTQNQQLRNFYGFPDTLSMDRYEVDGEMRDFVVAARELDPNALSENQRDWINRHTVYTHGNGFVAAQANTVDEAAQDAGSTRGGFPVFTVSDLQTNQAARESEDAEELGIYAEQPRIYYGPVIASADDGMDYAIVGSEDGTDVEYDTDTTQFTYDGEGGVDVGNWFNRAAYALKYGEMNMILSDRVNGESKILYDRDPRERVEKAAPWLTTDSKTYPTVVDGRVKWIVDGYTTLSALPYSTRTSLSGATQDALNPDGTTQRLITNEVGYIRNSVKATVDAYDGTVTLYAFDEEDPVLKAWMNVFPDTVQPKSEISDELNRHLRYPEDLFKVQRELLARYHVEDPGVFFNNDAFWSVPNDPTAPEGRQELNQPPYYVVAADPETEEATFQMISPFRGLNREFLSAHMTVTSDPENYGDITVRVLPTNTQTQGPKQVQDAMMSSDQVARDRTLWEGTNDLHNGNLLALPVGGGEILWVEPIYSQRKDQASAFPKLLRVLVFYKGRVGYAPTVSQALEQVGIDSSAAQDIDLVDENGQTVKDPATDDTAPAEDEAAQDEKATAEESEAPGTPPADADAALQQIDEALTGLKQARNGSFEDYGRALDELDKAVAEYQGLTQ from the coding sequence TTGGCTACTGGCCTGACTAATCCTCAACAACCCATCAAGAAGCCATCCAGCAAATGGGTGGTGACCTTGCTGGTCATCGGTGCACTTCTCGTGTTGCTGCCGGCCATCGTGGGACTTTATACGGACTTTCTCTGGTTCGGCGAACTTGGCTTCAGGGGGGTGTTTAACAATGTGATCATCACTCGCGTTGTGCTGTTTGTGATCTTCGCCATCGTCGGCGGCTTAATCACCTATCTCGCGGCGTACATGGCGTGGCGCGGACGCCCCGACGACCTGTCATTTATCGACCCGAACTCGCCGATGGCGCACTACCGGGCGAACATCGAATCCAGTGTGAAGAGCCTGCTTACCTGGGTTCCCGTGGTTGTTGGAATCATTGCGGGTTTTATCGGCCAAGGCAATTGGCGCACCTTCCTCCTGTGGATCAACGGTGAATCCTTCGGTGTGCAAGACCCACAATACGGGCGTGACCTCGGATTTTATGCCTTTAGCTTGCCCGGGATCAATGCAGTTGTAAGCACGCTGTCCACCCTGCTCGTGATCGCTTTCATTATCTCCGCTGTAGCTCACTACATGCTTGGTGGAATCCGGGTTGGCAATCAGGTTAGTGGAGTCAAAGGTCATGTCTCGAAGGCAGCTCGTATCCAGCTGGCAGTGATCGCAGGCCTGTGGATGCTACTGCGTGCACTGAACTATTGGCTTGAGCGCTACACCCTGCTGTACAACCAGAATGACATTTTCACCGGTGGTTCCTATACGGACATCAATGCGCAGCTGCCCGCCAAGATCATCCTGATGATCATTTCGGTTGTTGTTGCCGCAGCATTTTTCCTGTCTGTTGTGTACAAAGACCTGCGCGTGCCAGTCTTGGCCGTCGTACTGATGGTCGTGTCCGCACTGGTGATCGGGCAGGGCTGGCCCGTGCTGATGGAGCAGTTTTCGGTGAAGCCGAACCGCCAGGCCAAGGAAGCAGAGTACATTTCTCGCAATATTGAGTCGACACGGCACGCGTACGGCATCACTGATGAAAAGGTGAACTATGTAGACAACTGGGGCACCGACAGTGTCAACGATGAAGAGGTCGCCAACGAGGAAGCAACGATCTCGAACATTCGCCTGCTGGATCCGGAGATTATTTCGCCGACCTTCACGCAGAACCAGCAGCTACGTAACTTCTACGGTTTCCCTGACACCTTGTCCATGGACCGCTATGAAGTAGACGGTGAGATGCGTGACTTCGTCGTGGCAGCCCGCGAACTGGACCCGAACGCTTTAAGTGAAAACCAGCGTGACTGGATCAACCGCCACACCGTGTACACACACGGCAACGGTTTTGTGGCTGCACAGGCCAATACTGTTGATGAGGCCGCGCAGGACGCTGGTTCTACTCGTGGTGGTTTCCCCGTGTTCACCGTGTCTGATCTGCAGACCAACCAGGCAGCTCGAGAGAGCGAGGATGCGGAGGAACTTGGCATTTACGCTGAGCAGCCCCGTATTTACTACGGCCCAGTTATTGCCTCGGCTGACGACGGCATGGACTACGCAATCGTCGGTAGTGAAGACGGCACTGACGTCGAGTACGACACCGACACCACGCAGTTCACCTACGACGGCGAAGGTGGCGTTGATGTAGGCAACTGGTTTAACCGCGCTGCCTACGCGTTGAAGTACGGCGAGATGAACATGATTCTGTCGGATCGTGTGAATGGCGAATCCAAAATTCTGTATGACCGTGACCCACGGGAGCGCGTGGAGAAGGCTGCACCGTGGCTGACCACAGACTCGAAGACTTACCCGACCGTGGTTGACGGCCGGGTGAAGTGGATCGTGGACGGCTACACCACGTTGAGCGCCCTGCCATATTCCACGCGCACCTCGCTCAGCGGTGCAACCCAGGACGCGCTAAACCCAGACGGGACCACCCAGCGTTTGATCACCAACGAGGTGGGCTACATCCGCAACTCGGTGAAGGCGACAGTGGATGCCTACGACGGCACAGTCACTCTCTACGCGTTCGACGAAGAAGACCCGGTTCTCAAAGCGTGGATGAATGTCTTTCCAGATACGGTACAACCGAAGTCGGAAATTTCCGATGAGCTGAACCGGCACCTACGTTACCCGGAAGACCTGTTCAAGGTGCAGCGCGAGCTGCTGGCCCGCTACCACGTTGAGGACCCAGGCGTGTTCTTTAATAACGATGCGTTCTGGTCCGTCCCGAATGACCCGACCGCACCGGAGGGCCGCCAAGAACTGAACCAGCCGCCGTACTACGTCGTGGCAGCTGACCCAGAAACAGAAGAAGCGACCTTCCAGATGATCTCGCCATTCCGCGGACTGAACCGTGAGTTCCTGTCGGCTCACATGACTGTGACCTCGGACCCAGAAAACTATGGTGACATCACCGTTCGGGTCCTTCCGACGAACACCCAGACACAGGGCCCGAAACAGGTCCAGGACGCGATGATGTCCTCTGATCAGGTGGCACGAGACCGCACCCTCTGGGAAGGTACCAACGATCTTCACAATGGTAACCTGTTGGCCCTGCCGGTAGGTGGCGGCGAGATCTTGTGGGTGGAGCCGATTTACTCGCAGCGTAAGGACCAAGCCTCGGCCTTCCCGAAGCTGCTACGCGTATTGGTTTTCTATAAGGGCCGTGTGGGGTATGCGCCGACCGTGTCCCAGGCATTGGAACAGGTGGGGATTGACTCCTCTGCCGCCCAGGACATCGATCTTGTGGATGAAAACGGCCAAACAGTTAAGGACCCGGCTACAGACGATACGGCACCAGCTGAGGACGAGGCGGCACAGGATGAAAAGGCAACTGCTGAGGAGTCCGAGGCCCCGGGTACGCCACCAGCCGATGCTGATGCAGCCCTGCAGCAGATCGACGAAGCACTGACTGGCCTGAAGCAGGCCCGCAACGGGTCCTTCGAGGACTACGGCCGCGCACTAGACGAGCTGGATAAGGCAGTGGCTGAATACCAAGGGCTGACTCAGTAA
- a CDS encoding PPA1309 family protein, giving the protein MMEAVEFVHAEGWGANPTLFALVPTSMLVDQLAELPGLDDDAGAAPLTLVVQDHLPEHIDPGSEELADYCARLAWPQEVAGVVLAQEIMFRDVSAATDGGTDAGSTGASEPRQARLFSGVLRGDEIELTLLQIRPSEEEIAEAGPFTEDEISLRGGPNVAPGVIAALRYGLEQNPEEML; this is encoded by the coding sequence ATGATGGAGGCCGTGGAGTTCGTCCACGCCGAAGGTTGGGGTGCCAACCCAACACTGTTTGCTCTGGTCCCTACCTCCATGCTCGTCGATCAGCTCGCAGAGTTGCCGGGGCTTGACGACGATGCGGGCGCGGCGCCCCTCACGCTTGTGGTGCAGGATCACCTTCCGGAACACATTGACCCAGGGTCCGAGGAACTCGCCGATTACTGCGCGCGCCTGGCCTGGCCTCAGGAGGTGGCCGGGGTGGTACTGGCCCAGGAGATCATGTTCCGGGACGTGTCTGCTGCCACGGATGGCGGAACCGATGCCGGCTCCACTGGTGCCTCTGAGCCACGGCAGGCCCGCTTGTTTTCCGGTGTGTTACGCGGCGACGAGATCGAGCTCACTCTGCTGCAAATCCGCCCCTCCGAGGAAGAGATCGCCGAGGCTGGACCGTTCACGGAAGACGAGATTTCTCTGCGTGGTGGCCCGAATGTCGCTCCCGGTGTGATCGCTGCCTTGCGCTACGGCCTTGAGCAGAACCCGGAAGAAATGCTCTAG
- a CDS encoding YlbL family protein, producing the protein MLLAGVVTLDHIPGTDFSLAVPYAAQGPGPTFNTLGDVDGQPVVEIRGAETDETSGNLNMTTVSVRTNMTLAQVLGRWLFTDDTIVPIEQILPPDKSEEEIQQRNEQAFVSSEAAATVAAMNYLGKPTIVVVHDTMGGTAADGVVEPGDTIVAVDGTDVSQPGVVQEIVRSKAPGDTVELTLRRGDEELTETITLGEHPDEAGVALLGITMTSAPEESISVEYNLNDIGGPSAGMIFSLAVIDKLSPGQLNGGKFVAGTGTISEDGTVGAVGGIQHKVAAADDEGAELFLAPADNCAEALRADTDDLVIAKVDTLDDAIAAMDAFAAGEDVLTCTK; encoded by the coding sequence ATGCTCCTAGCCGGTGTGGTGACTTTGGACCATATTCCAGGGACCGATTTTTCCTTGGCCGTACCCTACGCTGCGCAGGGACCGGGTCCAACCTTTAACACCTTGGGCGACGTCGATGGGCAGCCGGTGGTGGAAATCAGAGGCGCTGAAACGGATGAGACGTCGGGAAACCTCAACATGACTACGGTGTCCGTCCGGACGAATATGACGTTGGCGCAGGTGCTGGGCCGGTGGTTGTTCACCGATGACACGATTGTGCCGATTGAGCAGATCTTGCCGCCTGATAAAAGCGAAGAGGAAATCCAACAACGCAATGAGCAGGCGTTCGTGTCCTCCGAAGCGGCAGCCACTGTGGCTGCAATGAATTACCTGGGGAAACCCACCATTGTTGTTGTGCATGACACGATGGGTGGGACCGCCGCCGATGGGGTGGTGGAACCGGGTGACACCATTGTCGCGGTAGACGGTACGGACGTGTCCCAGCCAGGCGTTGTTCAAGAGATCGTCCGTTCCAAAGCGCCGGGAGATACTGTGGAGTTGACTCTCAGACGGGGTGATGAGGAATTAACCGAAACCATCACGCTAGGAGAACATCCCGACGAGGCCGGTGTTGCGCTGTTGGGGATCACCATGACCTCCGCACCGGAGGAGTCGATCTCCGTGGAATACAACCTCAATGACATTGGCGGGCCGTCGGCAGGCATGATCTTTTCCCTGGCGGTCATCGACAAGCTTTCACCAGGTCAACTCAACGGGGGCAAGTTCGTGGCCGGAACCGGAACGATTTCTGAAGACGGTACCGTAGGTGCGGTCGGTGGTATTCAGCACAAGGTTGCGGCCGCCGACGATGAGGGGGCCGAGCTGTTCCTTGCGCCTGCCGATAACTGCGCCGAAGCGTTGCGCGCCGACACAGATGACCTTGTGATTGCGAAAGTAGACACGCTCGATGATGCCATCGCCGCGATGGACGCCTTTGCTGCGGGCGAGGATGTGCTCACCTGCACAAAATAA
- a CDS encoding zinc-dependent metalloprotease, with protein MSNGFGFSFPNNSNDDDDNDNNRRDDHNANNPFGAFSFSVGGPQDGAGSLGDILSQFGQMLSGMGDSMNSDASSPINYEIAERTARQQMGQVANVNNGDKNAVEESVRLADLWLNDSTNLPAAETRVEAWNAHDWLEKTLPMWQRFVTPVAEQMNRAQLDSMPQEAREMMGPMTQMMNQINSMQGGIQLGHSLGELATQAISGSDFGLPVAPAGTTALLPNNVAQISKDLNVPGQEILVYIAAREVARQRLFKHVPWLVERLVSSVEEYANGLVIDTSHLEEAARELNLESGDPQAIQEALGKLQGMDFSPRITSRNATATARLETLLALVEGWVDIVVTEALQQRFPSEVAMSEAWRRRRATGGSAEKAFSTVVGIEFETPRVDKAAELWRRATQAVGVQRRDQVWDHPDLLPSAEHLNNPAAFIDALLDDAPDTKFDEEIAKLEEMLRNEPTPDKRKDDGKDDGREDGTEL; from the coding sequence ATGAGCAACGGATTCGGTTTCTCCTTTCCCAACAACAGCAATGACGACGACGACAACGATAACAACCGTCGCGACGATCATAACGCCAATAATCCTTTTGGCGCGTTCAGCTTTAGCGTCGGTGGCCCCCAAGACGGTGCTGGAAGTCTTGGTGATATCTTGAGCCAATTCGGCCAGATGCTCTCCGGGATGGGTGACTCGATGAATTCCGATGCGTCCTCACCGATCAATTATGAAATCGCCGAGCGCACCGCGCGCCAACAGATGGGCCAGGTCGCTAACGTCAATAACGGGGATAAGAACGCCGTTGAAGAGTCAGTGCGTCTGGCGGACCTCTGGCTGAACGATTCCACCAACCTGCCTGCAGCGGAAACTCGCGTAGAGGCGTGGAATGCCCATGACTGGTTGGAGAAGACTCTGCCGATGTGGCAACGCTTTGTCACCCCGGTCGCAGAGCAGATGAACCGTGCCCAGCTCGACTCCATGCCACAGGAAGCCCGCGAAATGATGGGGCCGATGACCCAAATGATGAATCAGATCAACAGCATGCAAGGCGGGATCCAGCTCGGCCACTCTTTGGGCGAGCTGGCCACCCAGGCAATCAGTGGATCTGACTTCGGGCTGCCCGTTGCTCCGGCTGGCACCACTGCCCTGTTGCCGAATAACGTCGCGCAGATCTCCAAGGATCTCAACGTTCCTGGCCAGGAGATCTTGGTTTATATTGCAGCGCGCGAGGTAGCTCGCCAGCGCCTGTTCAAGCATGTTCCCTGGCTGGTAGAGCGACTGGTGTCTTCCGTCGAGGAGTACGCCAACGGTCTGGTCATTGACACGTCGCACCTCGAGGAGGCGGCGCGCGAGTTGAACCTGGAGTCGGGTGACCCCCAGGCCATCCAGGAAGCGCTGGGCAAATTGCAGGGCATGGACTTCTCCCCTCGCATCACATCTCGCAACGCTACCGCTACTGCGCGTTTGGAAACCCTGCTCGCCTTGGTCGAAGGCTGGGTGGACATTGTCGTGACCGAGGCTTTACAGCAACGATTCCCGTCTGAGGTTGCGATGAGCGAGGCGTGGCGTCGTCGACGCGCCACCGGCGGATCCGCAGAGAAGGCTTTCTCCACGGTCGTGGGCATCGAATTTGAAACACCTCGCGTAGATAAGGCTGCTGAGCTGTGGCGCCGTGCCACCCAGGCTGTCGGCGTTCAGCGCCGCGACCAGGTCTGGGATCACCCGGATCTGCTTCCGTCGGCTGAGCACCTCAACAACCCAGCGGCGTTTATCGACGCGCTTCTCGACGACGCACCAGACACAAAATTCGACGAAGAAATTGCAAAGCTGGAAGAAATGCTGCGCAATGAGCCCACCCCAGACAAGCGCAAGGACGACGGTAAGGACGACGGCCGGGAGGATGGTACCGAGCTTTAA
- a CDS encoding M48 family metallopeptidase, translated as MSNVKVIRSAKRRRTIQARHKGDHIEVRIPATFTQQQEEEAVANMVAKLAAKHGSRRTSDADLQVRAEKLNDEVLRGRATVGSIRWVSNQNTRWGSCTVSTGDIRISDRLKDAPDYVVDSVIVHELTHTFIPGHGPEFWVWADKTPLAERAKGFLEAFGRFV; from the coding sequence ATGTCGAACGTGAAGGTGATCCGCTCAGCGAAGCGGCGTCGAACCATCCAGGCCAGGCACAAGGGCGACCATATTGAGGTCCGCATTCCCGCCACCTTCACTCAGCAGCAGGAAGAAGAAGCCGTAGCCAACATGGTGGCCAAGCTGGCCGCCAAACACGGGTCACGGCGAACCAGCGACGCCGACTTGCAGGTCAGGGCAGAAAAGCTTAACGACGAGGTCCTGCGCGGACGCGCCACTGTGGGATCAATCCGGTGGGTGAGCAACCAGAACACCCGGTGGGGGTCCTGTACTGTCTCAACGGGCGATATTCGGATCAGTGACAGGTTGAAGGACGCTCCCGACTACGTGGTGGATTCCGTGATCGTCCATGAGCTCACACACACGTTTATCCCCGGCCACGGGCCTGAATTTTGGGTGTGGGCAGACAAAACGCCCCTCGCCGAGCGGGCGAAGGGCTTTTTGGAGGCGTTCGGGCGTTTCGTTTAA
- a CDS encoding ATP-dependent DNA helicase UvrD2, which yields MIDLSVLDDDQRVAATAPRGPVCILAGAGTGKTRTITYRIAHLIDQGQASPNRVLAVTFTSRAAGEMRDRLRTMGIGGVQARTFHAAALRQLRYFWPQVYGDMPWRLIDNKFPMVGRAARSVGLESSKDMVRDLLGEIEWAKATLLSPEGYKERVDDYHRTPPVEAAKVAEVYQRYEDSKTSPDGMLLDFDDLLVHVAGALENAPAVAEEFRNQYRTFVVDEYQDVTPLQQRVLEAWLGQRDDLTVVGDANQTIYSFTGATPDYLLNFSRTYDNATVVKLQRDYRSTPEITDLANTVIGKATGRAAGTRLELIGMREHGPQPTFNAYDDEPTEAREVAGTILSLINSGVPAGEIAVLYRVNAQSAEFEQALSDAGIVYQVRGGEGFFARPEIREAIHALTKATRHPRLQANPIQAAREVLAPLGLTPTEPQGAQARERWQILGALVDLIEGIVNHAEATNLVGVLQSLHKRAESKQPPAVDGVTLASLHAAKGLEWDAVFLVGLVEKTLPISHAIKAGAEQIEEERRLFYVGVTRAREHLHLSWALARQEGGNKSRKRSRFLDGIAPEVDVEKSPERLRRAKSCRVCGFPLDTPAEKSLGRHADCDPGFNEDIFFALKQWRLDLSRQRNQPAYMIFTDATLMSIAEAKPTNHAELLDIAGVGPAKVENFGDDVLEVLGGFH from the coding sequence ATGATCGACCTGAGTGTGCTTGACGACGACCAAAGGGTTGCTGCTACCGCCCCGCGCGGACCGGTGTGCATCCTCGCTGGTGCGGGAACGGGTAAGACCCGTACTATTACCTACCGCATCGCCCACCTCATTGACCAGGGGCAGGCGTCGCCGAACCGTGTGCTTGCTGTGACGTTCACCTCGCGTGCCGCCGGTGAAATGCGCGACCGCCTGCGCACCATGGGCATTGGGGGAGTGCAGGCGCGTACTTTCCACGCGGCGGCGTTGCGCCAGCTGCGTTACTTTTGGCCGCAAGTATACGGCGATATGCCGTGGCGGTTGATCGATAACAAATTCCCCATGGTGGGGCGGGCCGCGCGCAGCGTGGGGCTGGAGAGCTCCAAGGATATGGTGCGCGACTTACTCGGTGAGATTGAATGGGCCAAGGCGACACTGCTCAGCCCGGAAGGGTACAAGGAGCGTGTCGACGACTACCACCGCACACCTCCCGTGGAGGCGGCCAAGGTAGCGGAGGTTTACCAGCGCTATGAGGATTCGAAGACCAGCCCAGACGGGATGCTACTCGACTTTGATGATCTGCTGGTGCACGTCGCGGGCGCGTTGGAGAACGCGCCGGCGGTGGCCGAGGAATTCCGCAACCAGTACCGCACGTTCGTGGTGGACGAGTATCAAGACGTCACACCTTTGCAGCAGCGCGTGTTGGAGGCGTGGTTGGGTCAGCGTGATGATCTGACAGTGGTGGGCGATGCCAACCAGACCATTTATTCCTTTACAGGGGCAACACCGGACTACCTGCTGAACTTTTCCCGCACCTATGACAACGCTACCGTGGTGAAGTTGCAGCGCGACTACCGCTCCACTCCTGAGATTACAGACCTGGCCAACACCGTGATTGGGAAGGCCACCGGGCGCGCAGCCGGTACTCGGCTTGAGTTGATCGGTATGCGCGAGCACGGCCCCCAGCCCACCTTCAACGCCTACGACGACGAGCCCACTGAGGCCCGTGAAGTGGCAGGCACGATCTTAAGCTTGATTAACTCCGGTGTGCCAGCCGGGGAGATCGCCGTGCTCTACCGAGTCAACGCCCAGTCTGCGGAGTTTGAACAAGCGCTGTCCGATGCCGGCATCGTCTACCAGGTCCGTGGCGGTGAAGGGTTCTTCGCCCGCCCAGAAATCAGGGAGGCTATCCACGCGCTGACGAAGGCCACACGCCACCCCCGCCTGCAAGCAAACCCCATCCAGGCTGCCCGTGAGGTGCTGGCACCGCTAGGGCTGACACCGACGGAACCTCAGGGTGCGCAGGCCCGTGAGCGATGGCAGATCCTCGGGGCTCTGGTTGATCTGATCGAGGGCATCGTCAACCACGCAGAGGCCACCAATTTAGTTGGCGTCCTGCAATCACTCCACAAGCGGGCAGAATCAAAGCAGCCACCGGCCGTGGACGGGGTGACACTGGCCAGCCTGCACGCGGCAAAGGGCCTCGAGTGGGATGCCGTTTTCCTGGTCGGACTGGTGGAAAAAACCCTGCCGATTTCGCACGCTATCAAGGCGGGTGCAGAGCAGATCGAGGAGGAACGCCGCCTGTTTTACGTGGGGGTGACACGTGCGCGCGAACACCTCCACCTCTCGTGGGCGCTGGCCCGGCAAGAAGGTGGAAACAAGTCGCGTAAGCGTTCCCGCTTCCTTGATGGGATCGCCCCTGAAGTGGACGTCGAAAAGTCCCCTGAACGGCTCAGGCGCGCAAAGTCCTGCCGCGTGTGTGGATTTCCTCTAGACACGCCCGCAGAGAAATCCCTGGGCAGGCATGCTGACTGTGACCCGGGCTTCAACGAGGACATCTTTTTCGCGCTGAAACAATGGCGCCTTGATCTGTCACGCCAACGGAACCAGCCGGCGTACATGATTTTCACCGACGCCACCCTGATGTCTATCGCCGAGGCCAAGCCCACCAACCATGCCGAATTGTTGGATATTGCTGGCGTGGGCCCTGCGAAAGTGGAGAACTTTGGCGACGATGTCCTTGAGGTTCTGGGCGGGTTTCACTAA
- a CDS encoding NAD(+) diphosphatase — protein sequence MARYLLLDDTGAFPVDRFGAPLFVASATGESLGVSVHVTGDIYAVRVPRDVVRHVSEHEVAYARNFAKDRTIARAVSLLAHRAHTLFDPADGSELRYDDAGVVARGDRDRPLFPRLDPAVIGVVVDTRADAILLAENRHRRGYYSCIAGYVEHGENLEEAFAREVLEETGYGCQNITYFASQPWAMSGSLMMGFFAERESAPPADETDGELAEIIWATRKDIEQLPLPLPGSLARTLIGTWYRGEHAMRKEGA from the coding sequence ATGGCACGTTACCTCCTGCTTGATGACACTGGCGCTTTTCCTGTCGACCGCTTTGGTGCCCCGCTTTTCGTCGCATCCGCAACCGGTGAATCATTAGGGGTGTCCGTCCATGTCACTGGCGATATCTACGCGGTACGCGTCCCCCGCGACGTGGTCCGCCACGTCTCGGAACACGAGGTGGCCTACGCCCGCAATTTCGCCAAGGACCGCACCATTGCGCGCGCAGTCAGTTTGCTGGCTCACCGGGCGCATACTTTATTTGACCCCGCCGATGGGTCTGAGTTGCGTTATGACGACGCCGGCGTTGTTGCCCGCGGAGACCGCGACCGGCCCCTCTTCCCCCGGTTGGACCCCGCAGTGATTGGGGTGGTCGTCGATACGCGTGCCGACGCTATCCTGCTGGCCGAAAACCGCCACCGCAGGGGCTACTACTCGTGCATCGCAGGCTACGTCGAACACGGTGAAAACTTAGAGGAGGCCTTCGCGCGCGAAGTGCTGGAAGAAACCGGCTACGGCTGCCAAAACATCACCTATTTTGCCTCACAGCCATGGGCGATGTCCGGCTCGCTCATGATGGGCTTTTTCGCAGAACGTGAGAGCGCGCCCCCAGCTGATGAGACAGACGGGGAACTTGCTGAGATCATTTGGGCTACGCGAAAAGATATTGAACAGCTGCCGCTGCCTTTGCCCGGCAGCCTGGCGCGGACCCTGATTGGCACGTGGTACCGCGGCGAGCACGCGATGCGAAAGGAGGGCGCATGA
- a CDS encoding potassium channel family protein: MSKFPNLRPRAGFRGDVELIQQPDHALLDVIRLPGHLRTSPWTLITRRFAYATAILMIVAFLVFLDKNGYSEELTLVDAVYYTGVSLSSTGYGDITPVTQGARLFNILVMTPARIAFLMLLVGTTLSVLTEDSRKTLQIQRWRKTVRNHTIVIGYGTKGRSAVDALLAGGEAPGNIVVVDTNHTALSHAEADGLVAVQGNGTKSDVLKIAGVTRAKSVVVATSSDDTAVLCTLSVRELAPSVMIVASVREGENQHLLQQSGADSVVVSSETAGRLLGLATVTPSVVEMTEDLLSPDEGFAVAERAISEDEVGANPRHLADIVLGLVRSGELYRIDSPEAETVEPGDRLLYIRYSPVEPEAQRD; the protein is encoded by the coding sequence GTGAGTAAATTCCCTAACCTGCGGCCGAGGGCCGGATTCCGGGGTGATGTCGAACTGATCCAACAGCCGGACCACGCGCTGCTCGACGTGATCCGCCTGCCGGGGCATTTGCGAACTAGTCCGTGGACCTTGATTACCCGCCGTTTCGCGTACGCAACAGCGATCCTGATGATCGTGGCTTTTTTAGTCTTCCTCGATAAAAACGGGTATTCGGAAGAGCTCACGCTGGTAGACGCTGTCTATTACACCGGTGTGTCCTTGTCATCGACAGGCTACGGCGATATCACGCCGGTAACGCAAGGCGCGCGCCTTTTTAATATTTTGGTGATGACGCCGGCGCGCATCGCCTTCCTGATGCTGCTGGTTGGCACCACTTTGTCGGTGCTGACCGAAGATTCCCGCAAGACGCTGCAAATTCAACGCTGGAGGAAAACAGTGCGTAACCACACCATCGTCATTGGCTATGGCACGAAGGGGCGGTCTGCCGTCGACGCTTTACTGGCAGGCGGAGAGGCACCGGGCAACATCGTGGTGGTTGATACTAACCACACCGCTTTATCCCACGCGGAAGCCGACGGGCTAGTGGCAGTACAAGGAAATGGCACCAAATCCGACGTACTGAAGATTGCGGGTGTCACCCGCGCAAAGTCCGTGGTGGTAGCAACCAGCAGTGACGATACCGCAGTGCTGTGCACCCTGTCGGTACGTGAACTGGCACCATCAGTGATGATTGTGGCCAGTGTGCGCGAGGGAGAAAACCAGCACCTCCTGCAGCAGTCGGGTGCAGACTCGGTTGTTGTGTCCTCTGAAACCGCGGGCCGTCTCCTGGGTCTTGCTACTGTCACCCCGTCGGTCGTAGAAATGACCGAAGACCTGCTCAGCCCTGATGAAGGTTTCGCCGTGGCAGAACGCGCAATCTCTGAAGACGAGGTGGGGGCCAACCCACGCCACCTAGCAGATATCGTCCTCGGCCTGGTGCGCTCAGGTGAGCTGTACCGCATCGACTCTCCTGAGGCAGAGACCGTCGAACCGGGCGATCGGCTGCTCTACATTCGCTACTCTCCAGTAGAGCCGGAGGCGCAGCGAGACTAA